A window of the Ostrea edulis chromosome 1, xbOstEdul1.1, whole genome shotgun sequence genome harbors these coding sequences:
- the LOC125651592 gene encoding nuclear mitotic apparatus protein 1-like isoform X3, whose translation MDPGKRDALVAWLDSFCEDRSITCINDVSSGTDFLDFISRHDCSKNFSNTPLSKESIFTLIRETLEGIYATNLTGESSIIDFTAVLHPDVSAEKLEFELAKILLALIGAYFHPTNGDIGVFAKIALTLPTEKQAQFLQMLEHVLSKDLDEEFVGVLSKKLDSDPDGALFLKLVTTHPGPEASTPLLEQSFNFASRCINGSIRDSPIPGHHNSSVANLSVLEINSPLRMMSLNSPTPASFGDLMHSPQLMQKAQLRQKDREIKRLEFSLRSEQHLRCELEMDLKEKCSTLEQKEFKIRELEVAIREQRKLQDAVDELDQVHNLNEKLNQDLQSCKAKMTDFLEMKQQKEYFEKQHEETLTQLNQMEEAMHSLESLKKSHHEYRSKCHTQEVEISMLQTTLQHRAEEIEALKGQLSTMNEARHGAIQQFNDMKREKEELEEMFAATGMGGSTGENMGVVTDIRIRDLEAELYQLKSAWIDPIAHDQVKKDLLQMTEAKETYQTKFSEVHKDLLAAQSEFDAMQSKATSLEFQLTKSQQLSQQQDETIKSQTRKLREEQETLACVRLSEEGLQTRCQEMEESITSLKKELARNQAEYTLLTEEFEREKQMHETRRQTMTTSYDTVLSEKKSLEQSLNKEKASLMIQIEDLQIRLDSKTGQARNSEEVLKTKLAAAQNSVKQTEIVLENERWTKDNVIKALKEEMTQLKEEIKQTEEKLNAQLREARQQEESTQWEITQRDQSIEELRQQLEAMRSQSREEQDQHQEERNSLTQDLSLLQSEKERLKANCVNFQEKIDNMSVKNKSQLEELQSQLSSWQDKHQLSVHDNQKSVEQLSELKAKIEEKEQKFESLNTNWMREKEKNVFLSNRVSDLESDYNAEKCSSENKTMEVNRQKCEIETLQRSLNNTRQENDEFKMEILELKTSYKNLESDMQNTVDDMKNDISKITSQNKKLQSEHENLQMVSMEKEQTMKKELNRLEQTRNDLENRLQQEIDFHQEQLRQHEVASEQNQKINVEVLMLRQHLNHREAELETVREEVQKKQDTLEENSGQMALVKKIAEVKQADNEQLQQKIQQLEKKVKEMKERELNLNKAQNRMKTERDQFEKRLQDMETTVGQLSRECDSLEVEKNKLNGLVANLRSSLGDVRAQRDELQTQIDQLTTDKAKQVQIIYDHEEEAQELQQKITSLKEEVDSLTKQTFASQSVIQQSASECERLKEKNNRLETEIQTLSCQLNDQSQQRESLQSRNQDLEGQVINLHNELETEKRNLHSSVSEKDEAQRQVETLTEEITSLESDLNSKTREFIAELKEKGQYITQLEERNKNLESNLSGEKIISERLLEEKSDLDKMILDLNENSEHLRNSLKQIRVENSNTLSELESLISRNNDMENELNLKVNECDNLVKEKQSLCEMIETLKTSVNQLTSQQEQNLNQLGDMSEKFSEANKQLECKETEAEKLRLDYENSVEEKKQVISEYGEQIRTLCEEHQENVSALKEENSQLKQKSEEELKSLVVDITATNHELKDARDRRMANERTIVELEKQCKVEREAKREMKAMFEKTIQELQEDVDFRTKRYQELENQTHRKLEEKESYWRAQLAQLENEYSRASEEVKENYSSEMTEKLHQMTHQYEAMVAEKEGMLSNQRLIFQDRVSHLENRVAQRQREVEDARGKAKKLEDLLTEELTSHRELKSITRELKDKIMDKDNVIKERNIAIAQLQMTASEKETDIASSCQQISTLQQDIQFLQDKVQCLSEDIENQTHNTGDLQKEVELYKEERDTALAEVNSYKQQLDAVEAERDKWQEENEGYSEKLEKFQENFNYKLKQAELKVLETQNQKENAELSLKNEIHSWQKKLYEEGETKEKLENELKQALVENEKAQRMLDSYKVHYSKKKELIEIQNQEVEAHRNVARDFRQKCDKLTLDNKVLKQNYDAMKSEAAAYKSRLDKAEKDLAPIKEELQAECLKNKLLNNDIRSVKVQLDHATRQLRDLNKNGCKVTENAELFSTNKVIDSIKMQDHEMGHALFGQTETKMVLRPREAIDSLDDSIFMESPHKKEHFKTVSNITLKSEVMDALSERRMSLRSHSQRLSSCDMNQSLYSTSSTASTASVPRGVFHCEDEPEEFEWNRLTELQRRNTLCPAHLKTSYPVETQHVKPQEFTDDALRYSMMPSGKKRKNEQLSDEDDTKSSMHLRSIKQAKHGSVPQKSAPLTPAKPETPSSARKSKKTPKKTPGKLRTPKLSTNRENSSSVKKSRLGGLKFSIGFTPKDKNKENTKSTSKADRKPLKSKNWFNVGH comes from the exons ATACTGCTGGCATTAATAGGGGCTTACTTCCATCCAACCAATGGAGATATTGGAGTCTTTGCCAAGATCGCCCTGACCCTACCTACAGAAAAACAGGCACAGTTTCTTCAGATGCTAGAACATGTCCTCAGTAAAGACTTAGATGAAGAGTTTGTGGGAGTTTTATCCAAAAAATTGG ATTCTGATCCCGATGGTGCTCTTTTCTTGAAACTAGTGACCACCCATCCAGGCCCAGAGGCATCGACGCCATTATTGGAACAGTCATTCAACTTTGCCAGTAGATGCATCAATG GCTCTATAAGAGACAGTCCAATTCCTGGTCATCACAACAGTAGTGTCGCTAACCTTTCTGTACTGGAAATCAACTCCCCACTTCGCATGATGTCCCTCAACTCCCCAACACCTGCTTCGTTTGGGGACCTCATGCATTCCCCTCAGCTCATGCAGAAG GCACAGCTTCGACAGAAGGACAGAGAAATCAAGCGATTGGAGTTCAGTCTCCGCAGTGAGCAACACCTGAGATGTGAACTGGAAATGGatctaaaagaaaaatgttCCACACTGGAACAGAAAG AGTTCAAAATAAGAGAGCTAGAGGTAGCTATTAGAGAACAGAGAAAGCTACAAGATGCTGTTGATGAACTGGACCAAGTGCATAATCTCAATGAAAAACTGAATCAGGATTTACAAAG TTGCAAGGCTAAAATGACTGACTTTCTAgaaatgaaacaacaaaaagaATATTTTGAGAAGCAGCACGAAGAAACCTTGACACAGTTAAATCAGATGGAAGAAGCT ATGCACAGCTTGGAATCCTTGAAAAAGAGTCATCATGAGTACCGTAGCAAATGCCACACACAGGAAGTGGAAATCTCCATGTTACAAACAACACTTCAGCACAGAGCTGAGGAAATAGAGGCCCTCAAGGGACAACTGTCCACCATGAATGAGGCACGACATGGTGCAATTCAACAGTTTAATGACATGAAACGAGAGAAAGAGGAACTGGAAGAAATGTTTGCTGCAACTG GTATGGGTGGAAGTACTGGAGAAAACATGGGAGTGGTAACGGATATCCGGATCCGAGACCTAGAGGCCGAGTTATATCAGTTGAAGTCTGCCTGGATTGACCCCATAGCTCACGATCAAGTGAAAAAAGATCTGCTGCAAATGACAGAAGCCAAAGAAACTTATCAG acaaAGTTTTCTGAAGTTCACAAAGATTTACTGGCAGCTcagagtgaatttgatgcaatGCAGTCAAAGGCCACCAGTTTAGAATTTCAGCTTACTAAGAGTCAGCAGCTTTCTCAGCAACAGGATGAAACCATCAAATCACAGACCAGGAAGCTTAGAGAGGAGCAGGAGACCCTGGCATGTGTCAGATTGTCAGAGGAGGGTCTGCAGACACGCTGTCAGGAGATGGAGGAATCTATTACGAGTCTGAAGAAGGAGCTGGCCCGCAACCAAGCAGAGTACACGCTACTAACAGAA gAATTTGAACGTGAAAAGCAAATGCATGAGACTAGACGACAGACAATGACAACATCCTATGATACAGTTCTATCTGAAAAAAAGTCTCTGGAACAGTCATTGAATAAAGAAAAGGCCTCATTAATGATTCAGATAGAGGACCTTCAGATTCGACTTGACTCCAAAACTGGGCAAGCTCGAAATTCAGAAGAGGTTTTGAAAACTAAACTTGCAGCTGCACAAAACTCCGTGAAACAGACAGAAATTGTTCTGGAGAATGAGCGATGGACCAAAGACAATGTAATAAAAGCTCTAAAAGAGGAAATGACACAATTGAAAGAGGAAATAAAGCAGACAGAGGAAAAACTAAATGCTCAGCTACGTGAGGCCAGACAGCAGGAGGAATCAACTCAATGGGAGATCACTCAAAGGGATCAAAGTATTGAGGAGTTGAGGCAGCAACTGGAGGCCATGAGGTCCCAAAGCAGGGAGGAGCAAGACCAGCACCAAGAGGAAAGGAACAGCCTTACACAAGATCTCAGTCTACTGCAGAGTGAGAAGGAAAGATTAAAAGCTAACTGTGTGAACTTTCAAGAAAAGATCGATAACATGAGTGTTAAGAATAAGTCTCAGTTAGAGGAACTTCAGAGCCAGCTGTCATCTTGGCAGGACAAGCACCAGTTGAGTGTTCATGACAATCAGAAATCTGTGGAGCAGTTGAGTGAACTCAAAGCTAAAATCGAAGAAAAGGAACAGAAGTTTGAGTCTTTGAACACAAATTGGATGAGGGAAAAGGAGAAAAACGTGTTCCTCAGTAACAGGGTGAGTGATCTAGAAAGTGACTACAATGCTGAGAAGTGTTCCTCTGAGAATAAGACCATGGAAGTGAATAGACAAAAGTGTGAAATTGAGACACTGCAGAGATCTTTGAATAACACGAGGCAAGAAAATGATGAATTCAAGATGGAAATTTTGGAACTGAAAACTAGCTACAAGAACTTGGAATCAGATATGCAGAATACTGTGGATgatatgaaaaatgacatttctaAGATAACATCACAGAACAAAAAGTTGCAAAGTGAACACGAAAATCTTCAAATGGTTTCAATGGAGAAGGAACAGACGATGAAGAAGGAACTGAATAGATTGGAGCAGACAAgaaatgaccttgaaaatcgTCTACAGCAAGAGATTGATTTCCACCAGGAGCAGCTCAGGCAACATGAGGTAGCAAGTGAGCAGAACCAGAAGATAAATGTAGAAGTATTGATGTTACGTCAGCATTTAAATCATAGAGAGGCAGAACTTGAAACAGTAAGAGAAGAGGTTCAGAAGAAACAAGACACATTGGAAGAAAACAGTGGCCAGATGGCACTAGTGAAGAAGATTGCGGAGGTCAAGCAAGCAGACAATGAACAACTCCAGCAGAAAATCCAACAACTGGAAAAGAAggtgaaagaaatgaaagagaGAGAATTGAACCTTAACAAAGCACAGAACAGAATGAAGACTGAAAGGGATCAGTTTGAAAAACGTCTGCAAGATATGGAAACAACAGTTGGACAATTGTCCAGAGAGTGTGATTCTCTTGAAGTTGAAAAGAATAAACTGAATGGTCTGGTGGCAAATTTAAGGAGCAGCTTGGGGGATGTCCGTGCACAAAGAGATGAACTTCAGACGCAGATAGATCAGCTAACCACTGATAAAGCTAAGCAAGTCCAAATAATCTATGACCATGAAGAGGAGGCTCAAGAATTGCAGCAGAAGATCACAAGTTTGAAAGAAGAAGTTGATTCCCTAACAAAGCAAACATTTGCCAGCCAGTCTGTCATTCAGCAATCTGCCTCAGAATGTGAGAGATTGAAAGAGAAAAACAACAGATTGGAAACTGAAATTCAGACTCTGTCTTGTCAATtaaatgatcaatctcaacaAAGGGAATCACTCCAAAGCAGAAACCAGGATTTGGAAGGTCAAGTAATAAACCTTCACAATGAGCTGGAGACAGAGAAGAGAAATTTGCATTCATCTGTTAGTGAGAAAGATGAGGCACAAAGACAGGTTGAGACTCTTACAGAGGAAATCACTAGTCTTGAGTCTGATCTCAACTCAAAAACACGAGAATTTATTGCTGAACTTAAAGAGAAAGGCCAGTACATAACACAGTTAGAAGAGAGAAATAAAAACCTGGAAAGCAATCTTtctggggaaaaaatcatttccGAAAGACTTTTAGAAGAAAAGAGTGATCTTGATAAAATGATTTTGGACTTGAATGAAAATTCAGAACATCTGAGGAATTCTTTGAAACAAATAAGAGTAGAAAATTCAAATACCTTGAGTGAATTGGAATCCCTAATATCCAGAAACAATGATATGGAAAATGAACTGAATTTGAAAGTTAATGAATGTGACAATCTTGTGAAAGAAAAACAGAGCTTGTGTGAAATGATAGAGACATTAAAAACCTCTGTAAACCAATTGACATCTCAACAGGAACAGAATCTTAATCAACTCGGGGATATGTCTGAAAAATTTAGTGAAGCCAACAAACAACTTGAATGCAAGGAAACGGAGGCAGAGAAACTGAGATTAGATTATGAAAACTCTGTTGAGGAAAAGAAACAAGTAATCAGTGAATATGGAGAGCAAATTAGGACATTGTGTGAAGAACACCAGGAGAATGTGTCAGCTTTGAAAGAGGAGAATTCACAATTAAAGCAAAAAAGTGAAGAAGAATTAAAGAGTTTAGTAGTAGACATTACAGCAACAAATCATGAACTTAAGGATGCTCGGGATAGACGGATGGCCAATGAAAGAACAATAGTAGAGCTGGAGAAGCAGTGTAAGGTGGAGAGGGAAGCTAAGAGAGAAATGAAGGCTATGTTTGAGAAAACTATACAAGAACTGCAGGAGGATGTGGACTTCAGAACAAAACGTTATCAAGAGTTAGAGAATCAAACTCACAGGAAACTTGAGGAAAAAGAGTCTTACTGGCGAGCACAGCTCGCACAATTGGAAAATGAATACTCCAGGGCCTCTGAGGAGGTTAAAGAAAACTACAGCTCGGAGATGACAGAGAAGCTCCACCAGATGACTCATCAATATGAGGCCATGGTGGCTGAAAAAGAAGGCATGCTTAGTAATCAGAGGCTCATCTTTCAAGATCGCGTGTCTCATCTGGAAAATAGGGTTGCCCAGCGACAGAGGGAGGTGGAGGATGCAAGAGGAAAAGCTAAAAAATTAGAGGATCTCCTTACAGAAGAGCTGACTAGCCATAGGGAGCTGAAGTCCATTACTCGTGAACTCAAGGACAAGATCATGGATAAAGACAATGTCATCAAGGAACGAAACATAGCTATAGCACAGTTACAAATGACAGCGAGTGAGAAGGAGACAGACATTGCCAGTTCTTGTCAACAGATTTCAACGCTTCAACAAGACATTCAGTTCTTACAAGATAAAGTCCAATGTCTCTCTGAAGACATTGAAAACCAGACCCACAACACTGGGGATTTACAGAAAGAAGTGGAACTGTACAAAGAAGAGAGAGATACTGCTTTGGCTGAAGTCAACAGTTATAAACAACAG CTTGATGCAGTAGAAGCTGAAAGAGATAAATGGCAGGAAGAAAATGAAGGGTACTCTGAAAAG CTTGAAAAGTTCCAAGAAAACTTTAATTACAAATTGAAGCAAGCTGAACTTAAGGTACTTGAGACCCAAAACCAGAAGGAGAATGCTGAACTTTCTCTAAAAAATGAAATCCACAGCTGGCAGAAAAAATTATACGAGGAAGGAGAAACCAAAGAAAAG CTGGAAAATGAGTTGAAACAAGCCCTGGTGGAGAATGAGAAAGCCCAGCGAATGCTAGACAGCTATAAAGTCCACTACAGCAAAAAGAAAGAACTCATTGAGATTCAGAACCAGGAAGTGGAAGCTCATAGAAATGTGGCTCGAGATTTCCGCCAGAAGTGTGACAAGCTCACTTTAGATAACAAGGTTCTAAAG CAAAATTATGATGCAATGAAATCTGAAGCAGCTGCATACAAATCGAGACTGGATAAGGCAGAAAAAGATCTTGCCCCGATAAAGGAGGAACTTCAAGCAGAGTGTTTAAAGAACAAACTACTCA ACAATGATATCCGAAGCGTGAAGGTTCAGTTAGACCATGCTACTAGACAGCTGAGAGATCTTAACAAGAATGGTTGCAAGGTTACAGAAAATGCTGAATTGTTTTCCACGAACAAAGTTATTGATTCGATCAAAATGCAag ATCATGAAATGGGGCATGCTTTGTTTGGACAAACTGAAACCAAAATGGTTCTGAGGCCTCGAGAGGCCATTGATTCCTTGGATGATTCAATCTTTATGGAGTCCCCACACAAAAAGGAACATTTCAAAACGGTCAGCAATATAACCCTAAAGAG TGAAGTCATGGATGCCCTGTCAGAGCGAAGAATGTCACTTAGGAGTCACTCCCAGCGTTTGTCAAGCTGTGATATGAACCAGAGTTTGTACAGTACTAGTTCCACAGCCTCTACTGCCAGTGTGCCAC gTGGTGTGTTCCACTGTGAGGATGAGCCAGAGGAATTCGAATGGAATAGACTGACAGAACTACAAAGGAGAAACACCCTCTGTCCAGCCCACCTTAAAACATCTTACCCTGTAGAAACCCAGCACGTCAAGCCTCAGGAATTCACTGATGATGCACTGAGATATAGCATGATGCCTAGTGGCAAGAAACGCAAAAACGAACAGCTGAGCGATGAAGACGATACAAAATCATCCATGCATCTTCGGAGCATTAAGCAA GCAAAACATGGATCTGTCCCACAGAAATCAGCTCCTCTGACTCCTGCTAAACCAGAAACACCCTCTAGTGCAAGAAAGTCCAAAAAAACTCCGAAGAAAACACCTGGCAAACTCCGCACACCAAAACTCAGCACAAATAGAGAAAATTCATCATCCGTTAAAAAG TCGAGACTTGGCGGATTAAAATTCAGCATAGGTTTTACGCCCAAggacaaaaacaaagaaaataccAAGAGTACATCTAAG gcCGATAGGAAGCCCTTGAAAAGCAAAAACTGGTTTAACGTGGGACATTAA